The Agromyces marinus genome window below encodes:
- a CDS encoding ABC transporter ATP-binding protein, whose product MSSEIPTNGKPVKTTGLHVGDAAPGCKKVDPILVADGVKRTFGGLTAVDVEHVEIPRGAITALIGPNGAGKTTFFNLLTGFDKPDEGTWSFEGRSLAHVPAYRVARMGLIRTFQLTKSLDLLSVMDNMKLGATGQSGENLFRGLIPSIWRKQDDQIEEKALEILTRFKLDAKKDDYAASLSGGQRKLLEMARALMSDPTLVMLDEPMAGVNPALTQSLLDHVLDLKAQGMTVLFVEHDMHMVRHIADWVLVMAEGKVVAEGDPHEVMRDPAVIDAYLGAHHDTDLGSTDTGHVTALKELIDDEQ is encoded by the coding sequence TTGTCAAGTGAAATCCCCACCAACGGCAAGCCCGTCAAGACGACGGGGCTTCACGTCGGCGATGCAGCCCCGGGCTGCAAGAAGGTCGATCCGATCCTCGTCGCAGACGGCGTCAAGCGCACCTTCGGCGGCCTGACCGCCGTCGACGTCGAGCACGTCGAGATCCCGCGAGGCGCCATCACCGCCCTCATCGGACCCAACGGTGCAGGCAAGACGACGTTCTTCAACCTGCTCACCGGCTTCGACAAGCCGGACGAGGGCACCTGGTCGTTCGAAGGACGATCGCTCGCCCACGTGCCGGCCTACCGGGTGGCTCGCATGGGCCTGATCCGCACGTTCCAGCTGACGAAGTCGCTCGATCTGTTGTCGGTCATGGACAACATGAAGCTCGGCGCAACGGGCCAGTCCGGGGAGAACCTGTTCCGCGGTCTGATCCCGTCGATCTGGCGGAAGCAGGACGATCAGATCGAGGAGAAGGCACTCGAGATCCTCACCCGATTCAAGCTCGACGCGAAGAAGGACGATTACGCAGCGAGCCTGTCCGGCGGGCAGCGCAAGCTGCTCGAAATGGCACGCGCGCTCATGAGCGACCCGACCCTGGTCATGCTCGACGAGCCGATGGCCGGGGTGAACCCCGCGCTCACGCAGTCGCTGCTCGACCACGTCCTCGACCTCAAGGCGCAGGGCATGACCGTGCTCTTCGTCGAGCACGACATGCACATGGTCCGGCACATCGCCGACTGGGTCCTCGTCATGGCCGAGGGCAAGGTCGTCGCCGAGGGCGACCCGCACGAGGTCATGCGGGACCCCGCCGTGATCGACGCCTACCTCGGCGCCCACCACGACACCGACCTCGGGTCGACCGACACGGGCCACGTCACCGCCCTGAAGGAGCTCATCGATGACGAACAGTGA
- the guaB gene encoding IMP dehydrogenase, with product MDQADPFGFTGLTYDDVLLLPGHTDVIPSEADTGSRLTRRITVATPLLSAAMDTVTETRMAIAMARQGGIGILHRNLSIAEQADMVDRVKRSESGMVSNPVTTSPDATVAEVDELCGTYRVSGLPVVDSDGVLVGIITNRDMRFVSDFEKPTTKVADVMTTTPLITGRVGMDPDEAIAIFAERKIEKLPLVDEAGRLTGLITVKDFDKSEQYPNATKDASGRLRVGAAMGFFGDAWERAEALRDAGVDVLVVDTANGESAGVLDIIRRLKADPTFEHIDVIGGNVATYEGAKALVEAGADAVKVGVGPGSICTTRVVAGVGVPQITAVYEASRATGPAGVPLIADGGLQYSGDIAKALVAGADTVMLGSLLAGTAESPGELVFQNGKQFKAYRGMGSLGALQTRGKKTSYSKDRYFQADVPSDDKLIPEGIEGQVAYRGPVSAVAYQLVGGLRQSMFYVGARTVAELKAKGRFVRITPAGLKESHPHDVQFVVEAPNYTR from the coding sequence ATGGATCAGGCCGATCCGTTCGGATTCACGGGACTCACATACGATGACGTCCTCCTGCTGCCGGGGCACACCGACGTGATCCCGAGCGAGGCCGATACCGGCTCGCGCCTGACCAGGCGCATCACGGTCGCGACCCCGCTGCTGTCCGCGGCGATGGACACGGTGACCGAGACGCGCATGGCGATCGCCATGGCGCGACAGGGCGGCATCGGCATCCTGCACCGCAATCTCTCGATCGCCGAGCAGGCCGACATGGTCGACCGGGTCAAGCGCAGCGAGTCGGGCATGGTCTCCAACCCGGTGACGACGTCTCCGGATGCCACGGTCGCCGAGGTCGACGAGCTCTGCGGCACGTACCGGGTGAGCGGCCTGCCCGTGGTCGATTCCGACGGCGTGCTGGTCGGCATCATCACGAACCGCGACATGCGCTTCGTGTCGGACTTCGAGAAGCCGACGACGAAGGTCGCGGACGTCATGACCACGACGCCGCTCATCACGGGCCGCGTCGGCATGGACCCGGATGAGGCGATCGCGATCTTCGCGGAGCGCAAGATCGAGAAGCTCCCGCTCGTCGACGAGGCGGGCCGGCTCACGGGCCTGATCACGGTCAAGGACTTCGACAAGTCGGAGCAGTACCCGAATGCGACGAAGGATGCCTCGGGCCGGCTGCGCGTCGGCGCGGCGATGGGCTTCTTCGGCGACGCGTGGGAACGCGCCGAGGCGCTGCGCGACGCGGGCGTGGACGTCCTGGTGGTCGACACCGCCAACGGCGAGTCCGCGGGCGTGCTCGACATCATCCGCAGGCTGAAGGCCGACCCGACGTTCGAGCACATCGACGTGATCGGCGGGAACGTCGCCACGTACGAGGGCGCGAAGGCGCTCGTCGAGGCCGGCGCCGACGCGGTCAAGGTCGGCGTGGGGCCGGGCTCGATCTGCACCACGCGCGTCGTGGCGGGGGTCGGCGTGCCGCAGATCACCGCCGTGTACGAGGCCTCGCGCGCGACCGGCCCGGCGGGCGTTCCGCTCATCGCGGACGGGGGCCTGCAGTACTCGGGCGACATCGCCAAGGCGCTCGTCGCCGGGGCCGACACCGTCATGCTCGGTTCCCTCCTGGCCGGAACGGCCGAGAGCCCGGGCGAGCTGGTGTTCCAGAACGGCAAGCAGTTCAAGGCGTACCGCGGCATGGGTTCGCTCGGCGCGCTCCAGACGCGCGGCAAGAAGACGTCGTACTCGAAGGATCGCTACTTCCAGGCCGACGTCCCGTCCGACGACAAGCTGATCCCGGAGGGCATCGAGGGCCAGGTCGCGTACCGCGGTCCGGTCTCGGCGGTGGCCTACCAGCTCGTCGGCGGGCTCCGCCAGTCGATGTTCTACGTCGGAGCGCGGACCGTCGCCGAGCTGAAGGCGAAGGGCCGTTTCGTGCGGATCACGCCCGCCGGGCTGAAGGAGTCGCACCCGCACGACGTGCAGTTCGTCGTGGAGGCGCCGAACTACACGCGCTGA
- a CDS encoding GuaB3 family IMP dehydrogenase-related protein produces the protein MTQEIEIGRSKRGRRVYAFDDIAIVPSRRTRDPEDVSVGWSIDAYQFDIPFLAAPMDSVVSPRTAIMMGRLGGIGVLDLEGLWTRYEDPEPMLAEIRNLNAGQATSRMQELYSEPIKPELVTARLAEVRAAGVTVAGALSPQRTQELYETVVAAGVDLFVIRGTTVSAEHVSKNAEPLNLKKFIYELDVPVIVGGASTYTAALHLMRTGAAGVLVGFGGGAASTTRGTLGIHAPMATAVADVAGARRDYLDESGGRYVHVIADGGVGRSGDIVKAVACGADAVMLGAALARATDAPGGGWHWGPEAHHAKLPRGERVQVGQVAPLEEILYGPASAADGTANLVGALRRSMATTGYSDLKEFQRVEVVVAPYRAATQ, from the coding sequence GTGACTCAGGAGATCGAGATCGGCCGCTCCAAGCGGGGCCGCCGCGTCTACGCGTTCGACGACATCGCCATCGTGCCGAGCCGGCGCACCCGCGACCCTGAGGACGTCTCGGTCGGCTGGTCGATCGACGCGTACCAGTTCGACATCCCGTTCCTGGCGGCACCGATGGACTCGGTCGTCTCGCCGCGCACGGCCATCATGATGGGCCGTCTCGGCGGCATCGGGGTGCTCGACCTCGAGGGCCTCTGGACGAGGTACGAAGATCCTGAGCCCATGCTCGCCGAGATCCGCAACCTCAATGCCGGTCAGGCGACCTCGCGCATGCAGGAGCTGTACTCCGAGCCGATCAAGCCGGAACTGGTCACCGCGCGCCTGGCGGAGGTGCGCGCGGCCGGCGTCACCGTCGCCGGAGCCCTCTCGCCGCAGCGCACGCAGGAGCTGTACGAGACCGTGGTGGCGGCGGGCGTCGACCTGTTCGTGATCCGCGGCACGACCGTCTCGGCCGAGCACGTCTCGAAGAACGCCGAGCCGCTGAACCTGAAGAAGTTCATCTACGAACTCGACGTGCCCGTCATCGTCGGCGGCGCGTCGACCTACACCGCGGCGCTGCACCTCATGCGCACGGGCGCCGCCGGCGTGCTCGTCGGCTTCGGCGGCGGTGCCGCCTCGACCACGCGGGGCACGCTCGGCATCCACGCGCCGATGGCGACGGCCGTGGCGGATGTCGCGGGCGCACGCCGGGACTACCTCGACGAGTCCGGCGGCCGGTACGTGCACGTCATCGCCGACGGCGGCGTCGGCCGGTCCGGCGACATCGTCAAGGCCGTCGCGTGCGGTGCCGACGCCGTCATGCTCGGCGCTGCGCTCGCTCGCGCGACCGACGCCCCCGGCGGCGGATGGCACTGGGGGCCCGAGGCGCACCACGCGAAGCTGCCCCGCGGCGAGCGCGTGCAGGTCGGCCAGGTCGCCCCGCTCGAGGAGATCCTGTACGGGCCGGCATCCGCTGCGGACGGCACCGCGAACCTCGTGGGCGCGCTGCGCCGCTCGATGGCCACGACGGGGTACTCCGACCTCAAGGAGTTCCAGCGGGTCGAGGTCGTCGTCGCGCCGTACCGGGCCGCCACCCAGTAG
- a CDS encoding MalY/PatB family protein, giving the protein MHRIAADPLDVLRTRTSAKWRMFDPDVLPLPVAEMDYPLAEPVAEALHAAIRRSDTGYNSGSLPVAEAFAGFAAERLGWSPDPQRVTCTADVSMGIVEVLRRVVAPGEGVVICPPIYPPFFDLVTEAGGTVVAVPLAGGIDEGWSLDLDRLEAAFAAGARAMVLCNPHNPVGLVPARDQLATLADLAARHGATIVSDEVHGPLSQPESKYTPFLTVSDAAREHGVAVTAATKAFNLAGLKAAMILTASERGDAVRAAMPYEVEWRMSQFGSIATVAAFRHGGHWLDGVLASIDDNRRLLADLLADDLPGVRFRMPQATYLAWLDLSALGWGDDPAVVALERARVALAGGPGFGADAGRGHARLNLACSPEVLAEAIARLADAAG; this is encoded by the coding sequence ATGCATCGCATCGCCGCCGACCCGCTCGACGTCCTCCGCACGCGCACGAGCGCCAAGTGGCGCATGTTCGACCCCGACGTGCTGCCGCTGCCCGTCGCCGAGATGGACTATCCGCTCGCCGAGCCCGTCGCCGAGGCCCTGCACGCCGCGATCCGCCGCTCCGACACCGGCTACAACTCGGGCAGCCTGCCCGTCGCCGAGGCGTTCGCGGGGTTCGCCGCCGAGCGGCTCGGATGGTCGCCCGATCCGCAACGGGTCACGTGCACCGCCGACGTGTCGATGGGCATCGTCGAGGTGCTGCGCCGGGTCGTCGCCCCGGGCGAGGGCGTGGTGATCTGCCCGCCGATCTATCCGCCGTTCTTCGACCTGGTGACCGAGGCGGGCGGCACGGTGGTCGCGGTGCCGCTCGCGGGCGGCATCGACGAGGGCTGGTCGCTCGACCTCGATCGGCTCGAGGCCGCGTTCGCCGCGGGCGCGCGGGCCATGGTGCTCTGCAACCCGCACAACCCCGTCGGACTCGTCCCCGCCCGCGACCAGCTCGCGACCCTCGCCGACCTCGCCGCCCGTCACGGCGCGACGATCGTCTCGGACGAGGTGCACGGTCCCCTCTCGCAGCCCGAGTCGAAGTACACGCCGTTCCTCACCGTCTCCGACGCCGCACGCGAGCACGGCGTCGCCGTCACCGCCGCGACGAAGGCGTTCAACCTCGCGGGGCTCAAGGCCGCGATGATCCTCACCGCGAGCGAGCGCGGCGACGCCGTCCGCGCGGCCATGCCGTACGAGGTCGAGTGGCGCATGAGCCAGTTCGGCTCGATCGCCACCGTCGCCGCGTTCCGCCACGGCGGGCACTGGCTCGACGGCGTCCTCGCGTCGATCGACGACAACCGGCGCCTGCTCGCCGACCTGCTCGCCGACGACCTGCCCGGCGTGCGGTTCCGGATGCCGCAGGCGACCTATCTCGCCTGGCTCGACCTGTCGGCGCTCGGCTGGGGCGACGACCCGGCCGTCGTCGCCCTGGAACGTGCTCGGGTCGCCCTCGCGGGCGGGCCCGGCTTCGGAGCGGACGCCGGCCGCGGGCACGCACGCCTGAACCTCGCCTGCTCACCCGAGGTCCTCGCCGAGGCGATCGCGCGCCTGGCCGACGCCGCGGGCTGA
- a CDS encoding ABC transporter ATP-binding protein: MTNSEAAASAVAEPTGDIVVEVRGVTAGYLPGVNILNDCSLTARQGELIGIIGPNGAGKSTLLKSIFGLVKVREGGIFLQGDEITNLKANKLVAKGVGFVPQTNNVFPSLTIQENLEMGLYQKPKDLKHRLEFVTEIFPDLAPRLAQRAGSLSGGERQMVAMSRALMMGPHVLLLDEPSAGLSPVRQDEAFLRVKEINRAGVTTIMVEQNARRCLQICDRGYVLDQGRDAYTGTGRELLNDPKVIGLYLGTLGADEE; encoded by the coding sequence ATGACGAACAGTGAAGCCGCCGCGAGCGCCGTCGCAGAGCCCACCGGCGACATCGTGGTCGAGGTGCGTGGGGTCACGGCCGGGTACCTCCCGGGCGTGAACATCCTCAACGACTGCTCGCTCACCGCCCGGCAGGGGGAACTCATCGGCATCATCGGCCCCAACGGGGCCGGCAAGTCGACGCTGCTGAAGTCGATCTTCGGCCTGGTCAAGGTCCGCGAAGGCGGCATCTTCCTCCAGGGCGACGAGATCACCAACCTGAAGGCGAACAAGCTGGTCGCGAAGGGGGTCGGGTTCGTCCCGCAGACGAACAACGTCTTCCCGTCGCTCACCATCCAGGAGAACCTCGAGATGGGGCTCTACCAGAAACCGAAGGACCTCAAGCACCGGCTCGAGTTCGTGACCGAGATCTTCCCGGACCTCGCCCCGCGGCTCGCCCAGCGAGCAGGGTCGCTCTCGGGCGGTGAACGGCAGATGGTCGCCATGTCGCGCGCGCTCATGATGGGCCCGCACGTGCTCCTGCTCGACGAGCCGAGCGCGGGCCTGTCGCCGGTCCGACAGGACGAGGCGTTCCTGCGGGTCAAGGAGATCAACCGCGCGGGCGTGACGACCATCATGGTCGAGCAGAACGCCCGTCGCTGCCTGCAGATCTGCGACCGCGGGTACGTGCTGGACCAGGGCCGCGACGCGTACACGGGAACGGGCCGCGAACTGCTCAACGACCCGAAGGTCATCGGGCTCTACCTCGGCACGCTCGGAGCCGACGAGGAATAG
- a CDS encoding branched-chain amino acid ABC transporter permease — translation MDWGAIFGNAAVELISPTTAAYALAALGLAVHFGFTGLLNFGQAGFMLLGAYGYAIPALKLGWPWWACVLTSVLASVIFALILGIPTLRLRADYLAIVTIAAAEVLRLTFTTNEFQAVTGSANGLSEYQRDLLSLNPLPDGRYGFGPWVFSDRAWFFLIIGWIIVILAALLTWMLMRSPWGRVIKGIREDEDAVRALGKNVYSYKMQSLILGGLFGTFAGIIFVLPRAVVPSYFQPTLTFFIYAILLLGGAATILGPIVGSIVFWVLLSFFSGFIARAVEAGWLPFMTQVQAGQIRFILVGVAIMLLVVFMPQGIMGNKKELAFVK, via the coding sequence ATCGACTGGGGAGCAATCTTCGGAAACGCGGCCGTCGAGCTGATCAGCCCGACCACCGCCGCCTACGCGCTGGCCGCCCTCGGCCTCGCCGTCCACTTCGGCTTCACGGGCCTGCTGAACTTCGGTCAGGCGGGCTTCATGCTGCTCGGCGCCTACGGCTACGCCATCCCGGCGCTGAAGCTCGGCTGGCCGTGGTGGGCCTGCGTCCTGACGTCCGTCCTGGCGTCGGTGATCTTCGCACTGATCCTCGGCATCCCGACACTGCGATTGCGAGCGGACTATCTCGCCATCGTGACGATCGCGGCCGCCGAGGTGCTCAGGTTGACGTTCACGACCAACGAGTTCCAGGCCGTCACCGGCTCGGCCAACGGCCTCTCGGAGTACCAGCGCGACCTGCTCTCGCTGAACCCGCTGCCGGACGGCAGGTACGGGTTCGGCCCGTGGGTCTTCAGCGACCGCGCGTGGTTCTTCCTGATCATCGGCTGGATCATCGTGATCCTGGCCGCGCTGCTGACGTGGATGCTCATGCGCAGCCCGTGGGGCCGCGTGATCAAGGGCATCCGCGAGGACGAGGACGCGGTCCGCGCGCTGGGCAAGAACGTCTACTCCTACAAGATGCAGAGCCTCATCCTCGGCGGACTGTTCGGTACCTTCGCGGGCATCATCTTCGTGCTGCCACGCGCGGTCGTACCGAGCTACTTCCAACCGACGCTGACGTTCTTCATCTACGCGATCCTGCTGCTCGGCGGGGCCGCGACCATCCTGGGGCCCATCGTCGGCTCCATCGTCTTCTGGGTCCTCCTGTCCTTCTTCTCGGGCTTCATCGCCCGTGCGGTCGAGGCCGGATGGCTCCCGTTCATGACCCAGGTCCAGGCCGGCCAGATCCGGTTCATCCTCGTGGGCGTGGCGATCATGTTGCTCGTGGTATTCATGCCACAGGGCATCATGGGCAACAAGAAGGAGCTCGCTTTTGTCAAGTGA
- a CDS encoding ABC-F family ATP-binding cassette domain-containing protein — protein MGFIDVNGVSFSLPDGRPLLADVAFRVTEGRTTALIGQNGAGKTTLLRIIRGDLRPDEGSVQVDGGLGVMDQFVGRGEVAPGATPTVHGLLVSVAPDRVRRAAIELEAAENALIEADDTAAQMRYATALADYAEAGGYEQEVLWDHCTTAALGIPFERARWRELTTLSGGEQKRLALEALLRGPEQVLVLDEPDNSLDVPGKRWLEGQLRATPKTVLLVSHDRELLARAADRIVTLEAGAAGSTAWVHGGSFRGYHEAREDRFARLDELRRRWDEQHAQLTQLVQTLKVKATYNDGMASRYQAALTRLRKFEVAGPPEERPPAQAVSMRLRGSRTGKRAVVCEGLELTGLMRAFDLEVWYGDRVAVLGSNGSGKSHFLRLLAAGGTDPDPGAGHLTDIGATLARVPHRGTATLGARVVPGWFAQGHELPGLRGRTLLEILHRGDANRDGMPREAASSALDRYGLAGAAQQRFEVLSGGQQARLQILLLELSGATLLLLDEPTDNLDLVSAEALEDALGRFAGSVVAVTHDRWFTRSFDRYLVFRADGEVVETDEPVFDEVRVARAR, from the coding sequence ATGGGCTTCATCGACGTCAACGGCGTCTCCTTCTCGCTGCCCGACGGCCGGCCCCTGCTCGCCGACGTCGCGTTCCGCGTCACCGAGGGGCGCACGACCGCCCTCATCGGCCAGAACGGGGCCGGCAAGACCACCCTGCTTCGCATCATCCGCGGCGACCTGCGCCCCGACGAGGGCAGCGTGCAGGTCGACGGCGGGCTCGGCGTCATGGACCAGTTCGTCGGCCGGGGCGAGGTCGCCCCCGGCGCGACCCCGACCGTGCACGGACTGCTCGTCTCGGTCGCGCCCGATCGCGTTCGGCGCGCGGCGATCGAGCTCGAGGCCGCCGAGAACGCCCTGATCGAAGCGGATGACACGGCTGCCCAGATGCGGTACGCGACGGCGCTCGCCGACTATGCGGAAGCCGGCGGCTACGAGCAGGAGGTCCTGTGGGACCACTGCACGACCGCGGCGCTCGGGATCCCGTTCGAGCGCGCGAGGTGGCGCGAGCTGACCACGCTGTCCGGCGGGGAGCAGAAGCGGCTCGCGCTCGAGGCGCTGCTGCGCGGACCCGAGCAGGTGCTCGTGCTCGACGAGCCCGACAACTCGCTCGACGTGCCCGGCAAGCGCTGGCTCGAGGGGCAGCTCCGGGCAACGCCCAAGACCGTCCTGCTCGTCTCGCACGACCGCGAGCTGCTCGCGCGGGCCGCCGACCGGATCGTCACGCTCGAGGCGGGCGCGGCCGGCAGCACCGCGTGGGTGCACGGCGGAAGTTTCCGCGGGTACCACGAGGCGCGCGAGGACCGCTTCGCCAGGCTCGACGAGCTGCGGCGACGCTGGGACGAGCAGCACGCGCAGTTGACGCAGCTCGTGCAGACGCTGAAGGTCAAGGCGACCTACAACGACGGCATGGCCTCGCGGTACCAGGCCGCCCTCACACGGCTGCGGAAGTTCGAGGTGGCCGGCCCGCCCGAGGAGCGTCCGCCCGCCCAGGCGGTGTCGATGCGCCTGCGCGGCTCGCGCACGGGCAAGCGGGCGGTCGTGTGCGAGGGGCTCGAGCTGACCGGCCTCATGCGGGCCTTCGACCTCGAGGTCTGGTACGGCGACCGGGTCGCGGTGCTCGGTTCGAACGGGTCGGGCAAGTCGCACTTCCTGCGCCTGCTCGCCGCGGGCGGGACCGACCCCGACCCGGGGGCCGGCCACCTCACCGACATCGGCGCGACCCTCGCCCGCGTGCCGCACCGGGGAACCGCGACGCTCGGCGCGCGCGTGGTCCCGGGCTGGTTCGCGCAGGGGCACGAGCTGCCGGGGTTGCGCGGCCGGACCCTGCTCGAGATCCTGCACCGGGGCGATGCGAACCGCGACGGGATGCCGCGGGAGGCTGCGAGTTCGGCGCTCGACCGCTACGGGCTCGCCGGTGCCGCCCAGCAGCGGTTCGAGGTGCTCTCGGGCGGGCAGCAGGCGCGCCTGCAGATCCTGCTGCTCGAACTCTCGGGCGCGACGCTGCTGCTGCTCGACGAGCCGACCGACAACCTCGACCTCGTCTCGGCGGAGGCGCTCGAGGATGCGCTCGGCCGGTTCGCGGGCAGCGTCGTCGCGGTCACGCACGATCGATGGTTCACGCGGTCGTTCGACCGGTACCTCGTGTTCCGGGCCGACGGCGAGGTGGTCGAGACCGACGAGCCGGTCTTCGACGAGGTCCGCGTCGCCCGGGCGCGCTGA
- a CDS encoding ABC transporter substrate-binding protein codes for MSVIARATAKRSARAAWTGIAIAGVSALLLTACSTGGTTEEPESEAPADAGDAQPIEPGERDLTLKIGTILPQSGALAFLGPPEEAGVELAAQDVNDADLGIQVEVVYRDSGDTTTDTATVSVTDLLSQDVSAIIGAASSGVSKTVIDQIVAAGVVQFSPANTSADFTDYDDNNLYWRTAPSDVLQGEVLGNLIAADGKATLGMIVLNDAYGTGLAQFTREAYEAAGGEVVAEALFNEGDSSFDAQISEVTAQNPDAIALITFDQAKIITPALVGSGYPGDQLYFVDGNLADYSADFAPGLVAGSKGTLPGLDVGTLGDFTDRLLEVDPALTDYSYAAESYDAVVLVALAAFAANSVAGEDIAAYLQQVSGGSGDGDKVDSFAAGAELLVDGTQIDYDGPSGPVTFDENGDPTEATIGIFQYVDDNTYERIGDG; via the coding sequence ATGAGCGTTATCGCTAGGGCTACGGCCAAGCGTTCGGCTCGCGCGGCTTGGACGGGCATCGCCATCGCCGGCGTATCCGCCCTCCTCCTCACCGCGTGCAGCACGGGCGGCACCACAGAAGAGCCCGAGTCCGAGGCGCCGGCAGACGCCGGCGACGCCCAGCCCATCGAGCCGGGTGAGCGCGATCTCACCCTGAAGATCGGCACCATCCTGCCGCAGTCGGGTGCACTCGCCTTCCTCGGCCCGCCCGAGGAAGCGGGCGTCGAGCTCGCCGCACAGGACGTCAACGACGCGGATCTCGGCATCCAGGTCGAGGTCGTCTACCGCGACTCGGGCGACACCACCACCGACACCGCGACCGTCTCGGTCACCGACCTCCTCTCGCAGGACGTTTCGGCGATCATCGGTGCAGCGTCGTCGGGTGTCTCCAAGACCGTCATCGACCAGATCGTCGCCGCGGGCGTCGTGCAGTTCTCGCCGGCGAACACCTCGGCCGACTTCACCGACTACGACGACAACAACCTCTACTGGCGCACCGCTCCGTCGGACGTGCTCCAGGGCGAGGTGCTCGGCAACCTGATCGCTGCCGACGGCAAGGCCACCCTCGGCATGATCGTCCTCAACGACGCCTACGGCACCGGACTCGCGCAGTTCACGCGCGAGGCCTACGAGGCCGCGGGCGGCGAGGTCGTCGCCGAAGCGCTCTTCAACGAGGGCGACTCGAGCTTCGACGCGCAGATCTCCGAGGTCACCGCGCAGAACCCCGACGCGATCGCGCTGATCACGTTCGACCAGGCGAAGATCATCACGCCGGCGCTCGTCGGTTCGGGCTACCCGGGCGACCAGCTCTACTTCGTCGACGGCAACCTGGCCGACTACAGCGCGGACTTCGCACCCGGCCTCGTCGCCGGCTCGAAGGGCACGCTGCCCGGTCTCGACGTCGGAACGCTCGGTGACTTCACCGACCGTCTGCTCGAGGTCGACCCGGCCCTGACCGACTACAGCTACGCGGCCGAGTCCTACGACGCCGTCGTGCTCGTGGCGCTCGCGGCCTTCGCGGCCAACAGCGTCGCCGGTGAGGACATCGCGGCGTACCTGCAGCAGGTCTCGGGTGGTTCGGGCGACGGCGACAAGGTCGACTCCTTCGCCGCAGGCGCCGAGCTGCTCGTCGACGGCACGCAGATCGACTACGACGGCCCGTCGGGTCCGGTCACCTTCGACGAGAACGGTGACCCGACCGAGGCCACGATCGGCATCTTCCAGTACGTCGACGACAACACGTACGAGCGTATCGGCGACGGCTGA
- a CDS encoding branched-chain amino acid ABC transporter permease: MESTQSVRPRSRGRWLLLLGLLLSALTLSGIAASPAVADEGGTDSQSEEFEFFFSGNVKYNDEALEGVKITVEGGGFEAETETDENGQWTLGVPEKSTYEVTLDEDTLPDGVVVEDGQSTIEAEFGLTSRKSVNFFLGEGQRVTVNLLDQVIQRAVNGINFGLLLALAAIGLSLIFGTTGLSNFAHAELITFGALMVLTLGVDFAWPLWLAIAGALVLSAVLGLGLDAAIWKPLRKRGVGVIQLMIVSIGLSLALRYTYQFFYGGSTRQLPGATLPSDIRFGPIALSWVDVASMLVSILVLLAVAYFLLSTRTGKATRAVSDNAPLAAASGIDVDRVIRIVWILGTLLAGLSGILWAYFRPGVSWDMGFQILLLVFAAVTLGGLGTAFGALVGSLIVGLFVELSTLWLPSDMKYVGALVILILVLLFRPQGILGRRERIG, translated from the coding sequence GTGGAATCCACGCAATCAGTCCGCCCACGTTCCCGTGGGAGGTGGCTCCTCCTCCTCGGACTTCTCCTGTCCGCACTCACTCTGTCCGGCATCGCAGCGTCCCCTGCGGTGGCGGACGAAGGGGGTACGGACAGCCAGTCCGAAGAGTTCGAGTTCTTCTTCAGCGGCAATGTGAAGTACAACGACGAGGCGCTCGAGGGGGTGAAGATCACCGTCGAGGGCGGCGGGTTCGAAGCCGAGACCGAGACCGACGAGAACGGCCAGTGGACGCTCGGCGTCCCCGAGAAGTCCACGTACGAGGTCACGCTCGATGAAGACACGCTGCCCGACGGCGTCGTCGTCGAGGACGGACAGTCGACCATCGAGGCCGAGTTCGGGCTCACGAGCCGGAAGTCCGTGAACTTCTTCCTCGGCGAGGGCCAGCGGGTCACGGTCAATCTCCTCGACCAGGTGATCCAGCGGGCGGTCAACGGCATCAACTTCGGTCTGCTGCTCGCCCTGGCCGCGATCGGGCTCTCGCTCATCTTCGGCACGACCGGACTCTCGAACTTCGCGCACGCGGAGCTCATCACGTTCGGCGCCCTCATGGTCCTGACACTCGGCGTCGACTTCGCCTGGCCCCTGTGGCTGGCGATCGCGGGCGCGCTCGTGCTCAGCGCGGTGCTCGGACTGGGTCTGGACGCGGCCATCTGGAAGCCGCTGCGCAAACGCGGCGTGGGGGTGATCCAGCTGATGATCGTCAGCATCGGTCTCTCCCTGGCCCTGCGGTACACGTACCAGTTCTTCTACGGCGGCTCCACGAGGCAGCTTCCGGGAGCGACGCTTCCCTCCGACATCCGCTTCGGACCGATCGCGCTCTCGTGGGTCGACGTGGCGAGCATGCTCGTCAGCATCCTCGTGCTGCTCGCGGTCGCCTACTTCCTGCTCAGCACCCGGACCGGCAAGGCCACGCGCGCGGTCTCCGACAACGCGCCTCTGGCCGCCGCGAGCGGCATCGACGTCGACCGAGTCATCCGCATCGTCTGGATCCTCGGCACGCTGCTGGCCGGCCTGTCCGGCATCCTCTGGGCGTACTTCCGACCCGGTGTGAGCTGGGACATGGGCTTCCAGATCCTCCTGCTCGTCTTCGCCGCGGTCACGCTCGGCGGTCTCGGCACGGCGTTCGGCGCCCTCGTCGGATCGCTCATCGTCGGCCTCTTCGTCGAACTGTCGACGCTCTGGCTGCCGAGTGACATGAAGTACGTGGGCGCACTGGTCATCCTGATCCTGGTGCTGCTGTTCCGACCGCAGGGAATCCTCGGTCGTCGAGAGAGAATCGGATAG